Sequence from the Methanobrevibacter arboriphilus genome:
ACTATTTATAAAAACCTTATTTATAAAATTGTTATTTATAAAAATAAAAAATAGGAAATATAAATAAAAATAATTTTAATGCCCTGACCGGGACTTGAACCCGGGGAATAGGATCCGCAATCCTACGTGTTATCCAACTACACTATCAGGGCTGATTATAAAAAAATCAATAATTACAATTATTAATTTTAATTTAATAATTATAAATGAAGTTAGTAGAAGTTAATAAATTATTTTTTGAATGAACTACCTTAAAAAAGTTTCTATTAATTATTATTTTATATTTAATTATTAAAATTATTAATTATTTAGTTAATTACTTAGTAAGAAAATAACATATAATTACTAGAACTTGATTATTATATTACTATTAAAGTAGAATCATATATCATTAAATGACAATTATATTATTAAAATACTATTATATTACTATTAAAAGTATTATTATTAAAAATAAAATTAAAAAATAGATAATGTGAAGCTATATTCACCTATGTTACGAGTTGAAGAACTTATATTCGCATTATCATCCATATATCCTTTAATTAAAATAATTTCTCCATTTAATATATTATTTTCAACCAACATATAGTTTTTATCTGGAACAATTTTATTTAAAAAATCTCCAGCAATAGTAGAAATATAACTTCTAGTAGTATAATCTAAAGTATTGTTGTTATTTTCCAATATTAAAACAATAGAATATAAAACAGAATAATCGTCTCCTTTTTCTGTTGCCATTAACTCAATAGCATCATTAGCTAATTTAGAATCAGGAAGAGTTCTATCATAGCTTGGACTTTCAAAATATATCAAAGAGTTAAAGGCGAATAAAGCTAAAAAAAGCAATAAAATAGCTATTATACCATCAAAAAGTGATAAAAACCCTTTAATATCTTTTATATTTGAGATATCTATATTTAGAATATCTATATTTTTGATATTTTTTATACTTTTAATATTGTTTATACTATTTTTATAGAATGTCATTTTATTCTTAAAGAAATAAAAAAATTTTAAAAGAAATTATAAGAAACTAAGAATTATTTTTTATATAATCGATAACTCTTTCTTTTTTCTTAATTGAATTATCAGCTGCTTTTTGAACTTTTTCTTTCATTATTTCAAAATCTTCTGGAGTTGTTTCACCTACTAACTTTTTAATTTTTGTATATGCTGCCTCTCTAAAAAGTGGTTCAAGAATTTCTTCTTTTCCATCAGAATTTATCATTCTTGGAATACCAGTATTATCTACAGTACCAATTTCAGCAATTTTAACTCCAACAGACTCGACAGAATTTTTTACTTTTTTAGCTACATCTTCAGGAGCAACTATCATCAATGAATCAATTGAAACACCAAGGGGATCTATGTCTAATGTTTCAAGCATGCTAAGAACCTTTGGAGTGACCATGTTTCTAATATCATCTTGATAAAACTCTAATCCCAATCCTGTTGTAGATGAAATCTCATGAGCATCTCCTCTAAGACCACCATTTGTAACATCAGTCATAGCATGAACATCTTTAACTAAATCATCTTTGACAAGAGCATTAGAAGCTTTAATGAATCCAATGTCCATAGTTTCCCAAACAACATCAAAAAAACCATTATAAATAGCTGTTGTTGTGATAGTTCCTCCACCAGAACCTTCGGTAAGAAGTATTACATCACCTGATTCAGCTCTTTTTCTAGCTGTTGGAGGATATTTTGAAACTCCTATAGAACCTACAGCACTAACAAGCCTATCTCCAAGTACCATATCTCCTCCAACACGAAGAGTACTCCCAGCGACAATAGGAACATCAATTAGTTCAGAAACTGTAGCTACTCCTGCTGTAAAATCAAACAATTTACCAACATCACCATCATCAGCTAAATGAAGATCGCTTATTATAGCTACTGGTTCTGCACCCATGACACAAACATCTCTTAAAGATGCCCTAGTTACATGAAATCCTCCAAGAAAAGGATATTCACTAAGACGAGAATGGATTCCATCAACTGCTGTAGTAATATAAACATCTTTATCATCTTTAGATCCAGATACTGGAGATTTAACAACCCCTCCATCGTCTTGAGCTTCAGGGTTTACAAGAGAAGAAGATTTTGTACTAGCTACAATTTCAGCTATTTTTCTATGAACAAAAAAGTCACCTGCTCCTCTGGAACCAACTCCCATTTCACCCATTGCAATTTCTGATTTAGGAATATTAATAATGTCTTTCAGAAATAAATCATTAGATGTTTCAATATTTAAAGTAGTTTGAACTTCATCAATAACACTTTGAGCCATTAAAATCGCGTTTTCATGATTTATATCTTTATATTCCATTATTATATTAGCTAATAGATTTTCAAGAGATTTTTCATCCTGATTTTTCGAATTATCTTGTTTAGCTAATTTATCCCGTACAAATCCTTCTATATCCATTTTTACACCTGTTCTAAATGAAAATATATAATCAAATAATTAAAATAATAAATAATTAAAATATAGTAATAATAAAATATAGTATTAATTAATATTAAGGATTTAATAAAATAATAATTCAATTATTATTAATTTAATTATAAATTTAATTATTAGTTGATTTATTAAATAGTTGAGTGATAAAATACTTAAAGTTTATGTTTATATAATTAAAATAGTTAAATCAGAAGCTAATACTGATTTAATAGAAAAAATTGTTTTAAAAAGATGAGATTGTCTTATATAAAATAATTTAGAATTAGTAATACTAATTTAAATATATGTATTATAGAGGTCAATTGCAAGTGTATAAATTTTAATTATATAATTTTAAAATTCTAAAATAAGAATTAGAAAATAACAATTAAAGAATAAAACTCCAAAAAATATGAAAAATATAAATAAAAATAAAATTAGCTGGTAAATAATTTAAAAATAGATAGATTAATAAACAATAAAAACTTCGTTTTTAAACTTATAAAAATAGAAAATTTTTATAAATATAAATAATGATCATTATAAATAATCTTTTATAATATAAACATGAAATTGTTATCATGATAGTGATAAATAATAAGGATAATAAACTTAAATTTAGTTATAATGATGATCAAATTCAGCAATAATAATTAAATTTAGATATACTCATAAAAATATAGTTAATACTCGTAAATCCAAAATATATCTAATAAAAAATTTAATTAATGTCTAAATAAAGAAATATTATATAATGGAGAAAAGTATGCACCCAAGACCAAGCCCAATAGCTGCTTCACTTTATACATTGAGAGATCTAAATGCTGATGTTATTATAATGCATGGTCCTCATGGTTGTTGTTTTAGAACAGGACGACTCCTTGAAAGTGATGGAGTAAGAGTCCTAACAACAGCTATGGCAGAAAACGATTTTATATTTGGAGCTAGTGAAAAATTAGAAGAAACACTAAGAAAAGCAGATGAGATGTTCAATCCAAAATTAGTTGGAATAGTAGGAACCTGTGCAAGTATGATAATAGGTGAAGATCTTAAAGAGGCTGTTGAAAATGTGGAAACAGATGCAATTGTTTTACCAGTGGAATCTCATGGAGGATTTGGTGAAGGAGATAATACTGAAGGTGCAATAGCTGTGTTGGAAGTAGCTGTAAAATATGGAGTAATTCCAGAAGAAGAAGCAGATAGACAGATAAAAATGCTTAAATTAGCTACTAAAATTGAAAAAACACGAGGAATGGCAAAAGGAGATTATATTAAGCCAAATTTCGGAGATAATAAAGAAGAAATAGCTAAAATACTCATTCAAAATATTAAAGAAGGGAAAAAAGTAGCATTTGTGCTTAATGCTAAAAAAGAAACAAGTTACTTGTTTGCTGATGTTTTAAATGTTGATTTTAAAAATATTAATAAATCAAATAAACCAACATTCATAGCCAACCTTGATGAAAACATTGGACTTCCAAGAATAAGAGATCATGCTAAAAATATAACAAAAGAATTAAGACAAAATGGAATATCCATTGATTACATTACTGGAGGGCTGGATGAATATCCAATAACTCCACGAAAAGCTGAAAAAATTTTAAAAGAAGAAAATTTTGATTTAATAATAGTAGCTGGAGTTCCACATGCATTAAAAATTGAAGAA
This genomic interval carries:
- a CDS encoding AIR synthase-related protein, with product MDIEGFVRDKLAKQDNSKNQDEKSLENLLANIIMEYKDINHENAILMAQSVIDEVQTTLNIETSNDLFLKDIINIPKSEIAMGEMGVGSRGAGDFFVHRKIAEIVASTKSSSLVNPEAQDDGGVVKSPVSGSKDDKDVYITTAVDGIHSRLSEYPFLGGFHVTRASLRDVCVMGAEPVAIISDLHLADDGDVGKLFDFTAGVATVSELIDVPIVAGSTLRVGGDMVLGDRLVSAVGSIGVSKYPPTARKRAESGDVILLTEGSGGGTITTTAIYNGFFDVVWETMDIGFIKASNALVKDDLVKDVHAMTDVTNGGLRGDAHEISSTTGLGLEFYQDDIRNMVTPKVLSMLETLDIDPLGVSIDSLMIVAPEDVAKKVKNSVESVGVKIAEIGTVDNTGIPRMINSDGKEEILEPLFREAAYTKIKKLVGETTPEDFEIMKEKVQKAADNSIKKKERVIDYIKNNS
- the cfbD gene encoding Ni-sirohydrochlorin a,c-diamide reductive cyclase catalytic subunit; this encodes MHPRPSPIAASLYTLRDLNADVIIMHGPHGCCFRTGRLLESDGVRVLTTAMAENDFIFGASEKLEETLRKADEMFNPKLVGIVGTCASMIIGEDLKEAVENVETDAIVLPVESHGGFGEGDNTEGAIAVLEVAVKYGVIPEEEADRQIKMLKLATKIEKTRGMAKGDYIKPNFGDNKEEIAKILIQNIKEGKKVAFVLNAKKETSYLFADVLNVDFKNINKSNKPTFIANLDENIGLPRIRDHAKNITKELRQNGISIDYITGGLDEYPITPRKAEKILKEENFDLIIVAGVPHALKIEEINSKTKTIAVTDGPRLVEPLRQLGYNYVVAELDAHSKTLGTSKIVDSDFGMMIRTVTDWNNDK